GCTAGCGTGGTCAAAAATGCTTCGAATAGTTAACAGGAACTATGGCTACAATTTGTATAtaaattttttctctttacctCACAAGGTCTAGTTTTACTTTCAGGATATGACTACTCATCCACTGTTAGCCGACTGTGGAGCATTACGGTTAATATATAGGCCTTGGACCTTGAAACATATTCATAGGAAGCTTTGTTCCGGGCATAGATGATAGGTACTGTTGAGTAAAAGATCATTTCATAGATcaatttgtaacattttgtCGATTATTAAAATGCTTGTTTTACTTATCTTTTCTTATTCTAGTAGCTGTGtaggaataatttttaattaccgAACAATGTTTGGTAACATCGAAAACACATTATCAAATAAAACTGACCGCTCACggtgctgcaaaaaaaaatttacggGTGGCCTTCTCGAGTTACCAATGGTGCTGCTATTTTATGACCATGGATGCATAGTAACATCCTGCGATTAAATGTAAAGCTCATGGTGGGAAGAAAAGGAatctaaattcaattttatgctATATTTTCTACTAATCAATTCGACCATTTTTTGACCCCACTAACATCACACTCTGTATCCTTGGTGTCATGTGCTGCGCTTTGCATACTTTTCGGCGTGGCAACGAACAATGTTTTCCAGAGAGAACGGGGACCCAAATGACAATTGACAGCTATCTTGTTTGGAAAGGGTGTGATGTGGGAAGataaaaaacagggagaagaGCAATGGTGTGTCGAACCATGCGGTTGACCTGTACGGAGAAAGAGATAGCAACtcgagagaacgagagagagaatgaaaacaGCTGATCGACCTTCAGTCggaattcaaaacaaatccaaacTGTTTTCTGCTTAGTAAAGCTTTTATCGAAATGTGatagttttatgtgttttatgCGTGCAAAACTTAAAGTGACGAGTGCACGAAGAATGTTGAGCAAACTGGGAGAGTCGATGAAGAGCGATTCGGCCGGAAACGAGAAGCGGAAAGCCAACACGGAATCAGCAGACGACAACATTCATCACATAACCGTTGTAGGCGTTATTGATAGACGTTTCACGTTTGTGTTACCTCGGAAGTGGAATGTGAAGCGAGCACGAGCAGCGGTTGGGAATAAGCCAAACAACATTGCAGTATTGAAAATACAACGCATTTAATAACCATCCACATACACTCGAACATTTATTAGTTGAAAGAATCTACCGGTCtacaaaccgaaagaaaagtgtgtCTAGCCGGCAGCTTCCTTCCGCCTAGGAAAGATGAGCAGGACAAGTATAAGTTGGTTTAGACGGTACGAACCACAAGCTGCGGGTTACATGAATGTGTGAGGCAGAATGGAACATTCTGAATGTACTATATTATCGAATCTGCTGAACAGATTGTTTGGGGCTGAACCAGGGACGGAAGTGGACTTAGGCCGTTTTACATCACATCTGTTCAAATTGGTATGATAAGAGCAACGTCCTAAAATAAATCCACGGACGAGTGGGAAGGAGATCCGGAAACAGATCCCTGATTTGACTCAACTCGCAGCCCTCTGCTGACGCTCATTTTGGTCAACATGAGATCCACCTGCGTCTGAAGCTTTTATGTATGGACGACATTGTTGTAACGCAGAGGAAAAACAGTAAGCTGTTGGAGTACGATTATTTACATgtgctttttatttcactgctCTCTCTACTGACGGGTTCTTCTTGCGTCACCCGGAAACGTCCAAAACGTCCCTCCCTGTATAACGCCATACGTCTTACTAAGATAACTAACTACTACCcttcgtaaaaaaaatctcctgttgtacattgcaaaacaaaatcaaagatttaatCTACAGGGAGGTTTACCAACCCGACTGGACCGTCGCAGACTTGGTAGCCTTTTAGAATCGGCTGATCGGTTTGACACAGCGATCGAGGTATCGCAGAAGTCTCTTGATCAGTCTCCACCGTTGTCGTATCAGCAGCTTCCTTGTTCGGTTTTTCACTTGTAGTTGGATGAATCTCGGGCTCGAATCTCAGGCCATCCCGGAACTGATGCACGACAATATCCGCCTTGTTAGATGTTTTGTTCTTCGGTAGCAGCGAGTGGCAGCAGCGGTAGCAATCGAGTCTCGACGAATTTGATTTCCAAATACGAGGATTGATGGCGATTTACCGGCAGAAGGATGAATCATTTTCCGGTATTTAAGAAGAACGTTGCACAGTTACAAATTCAGCTACTTGGACTTGGTACACTTCAAGGCTTTCAGTTTCTGCTTGATGGTTTGAACATACCGCTCAGCTTGGCCGTTTGTAGCAGGATGGTACGGCGCTCCCATTTTGTGTACAAAGCCATTCATTCGCAAGAACTGATTGAACACCGCTGACGTGAACGGTACACCATGATCGCTCACAAGCACCGATGGTATAACGAACTTGCTAAATATTTCGCGGCACATAGTCACGGTGTTTTCAGCTGTCGTAGATTTGCATATTTGGACCTCCGGCCACTTGCTGTACGCATCAacgtagataaaaaaaatacatccatgAATGGACCTGCCAAATCCACATGGATCCTCTGGAACGGTGCACTTGGAGTTTCCCAGCAGTGCAATCTCATTTTCGCTGGTTCCGGACGAACTGACTGACAGTCTGCGCAATCAGCTGTCATAGCTTCTATCTCCTGGTCGATGCCAGGCCACCAGCACTATCTTCGTGCTAAAATTTTCGTTCGGGTTACTCCAAAGTGCGCAGAGTGTAGTTATTGTAGAACACATTTACGAAGAACACGAGGCGCTGCTAAATGTTTTCTGCAAGCAAGTAAATGTGTTCTACGAGAACGAATTCCTCGTAGCAGGTATCCTTTTTGTAAGGAAAATTCTGTTTGGTCTGCTCCAAAACAATCTTTTGCATCCACTTGCTGACCATACTTAATACTCTGTATGAGTATATTCATAGATTGGTCCCCGGCAGTGGCTTGTCCATGCTCGGCAGCCGTCAAAGGTAGAGTTTCGATTTGATCCAGCTCAACCGTATCCGTTTCCTCCACATGACATTATCGGGATCCCTACAGCTCAAGAGAATCCTTGACATTGCATTGGATAGTATAATCGAAACACTGTAGATAGGTGGCATAATGCTGCATACGTAGCGCACCATCACCGGCAATCCTTTGTGCTCACtgaaaatctttgtaattgcCTGATTATTCATCAACATTGTAAATTTGCGGCCGTATTGTATCCGATTCAGGATGGGACGTTCGGAGCCGTCCGGATACACGTGGCTTAATACAGCCCCTAGTCCGTAGGGTGAAGCGTCTGACGCTAACATTAGTGGTAATTCTGGTGAATAGTGCACAAGACAATTGTCGGCTTGCATTTGGTCTTTCACTTTCTTGAAAAGTGAGAATCTTCTCACTCTTTCGTCCATTTAAACGGCACATCGATCTTCAGCAAGTTATTGAGAGGATACAAAACTGTACTCAAGTTCTGAAAGAACCTCCCGTGATAATTGATTAACCCCACAAATGATCAAACTTCTTCCCGAATCTTCGGTCTGCGCATATTTCGTATGGCCGTCACTTTCTTGCGGATCTTGTGAATTCCATTTTTATCGATCAAGTATCCGCAATACTCTATAGCATCGACAAAGAATTCACATTTGTCCTTATTGACCCGTATTCCGCAATCGTCAAGTCGTCTGAGAACCTAATCTTGTCGTTTCAAATGTACCTCACTGTCTTCCCCCGTAATCGTCTAAGAAAAAAACTTACCCCTTGCATGCCTTGGAGTATCGCTTCCATTCGCCTTTGCCAAATAGCAGGAGCTGATGTCACGCCGTACATCAGTCGGTTCGGACGATACAATCCACGATGTGTCGACAGTGTGAGAATCTCACGATCCTCCGGATCACTTCTAGTTGTAGATAGGTCCAAATAGATCTTTTAACAGAAATTCACAACCATTTACAAATTGAGGCTCATAAATATGGTTGAGTAGTTTAATTCGTTTGCGTTTTCGTAAGTTCTCCTGTTTTCCGGTTCCTTTTTTCGATTGTATAGTAttatattgattgattttattatacACAGCTGTTTAggatttacgaaaaaaaatcaaaaagatCAAATTACACGTCAAGAACCGGGAAACGCTGCCcaattagaaaaagaaaaaacatacacaaagaaccaaaaatagctggtgctttaattttaaaagttttattcaattaaaatatcaCATGGTGCGGAACACATCGTGACAGCCATTTTGGTATGGGGCTGGTCCACTTCCATTTATTGGTTTTTCGTATTTACTGAAGTCTTGGCTAGCTGTGAAAAAAGCGTGGAAGCGTTAGGCTGCGTTTGGATGTTCATCAGAATCTGGCTAACACACTGCTCAcctgtccattttttttaatcgtctTGCTCTGCTCGACCAGACGCTGTGGCACCAACCATAAGCTATCGGCCATGGTTAGTAGCACGTTAGTGAGATGACAACACTGGACAGTCATACGCACTTGCGCACCGATATCGTTCTTGTCTAGTGGATGCAAAAAtctgaaacaaacaaagcatgtggaattgtaaatttaaaacGACAAATTGAAGCCGACAATCTATGGTGGAACTTACCTTGGTGGAAAGAACGAGGGCGCAATGATCCTTGCCACGTTTTGTTGGGTCATTTTATTGATGTGGTGATGCTCCACAACTCGGCGGAAGAAGTTGAGTAATTCTCGAAGCGTGTCCCGATTTTCGTCCGGTAGTAGCTGCCAAAGTATTGCCATCGCTTGATTTTGATCTTGTGAAGGTAGAACTGAGAGAGAACAATACAAAACGTTCATCAATTTTAGGTGTTAACTTTCTCCCCTACTTAAAAAACGCTCGCAACTTACCGTTCGTTTGAtagaaaatatgtaaaagaTCGTTGCTCAACAGTGGCTGCGGCAACTCCCTTAGCCAACACTTCAAAAGTGCACTGAGATCATGCACAGGCGCGTTCTTAATAAGCGAGTCGATCTTTTCCGGCATGCTGTAGAAAAAATTTTCTATCTCGTTGCACATGGCTTCGGTCTGGATGGAAAGGATAAAAAGGAGTCAATTATACTGTCTCTGTTTCAGCTACCCACTCTCACCGTCAGAATCAAACATACCTGCTTCTTGTGGCCTGGTACACGCAAAATACCTTCCTCTAAAACACCACGCACCGTCAGTTCCGCCAGTATGACCTGCAGCACCAGCGGTACCAATCCGGTTGTATGTTCACCGGCGACCAGCAGCTCACGGCGAACGAGTGTATTTAGCGACACTCCAAACACGTTGCCTTTATCCTTACGCATTCGCTTGAatgctttttgcttttccaggCAAACGTGATTTTTGTCGAAGATGGAAGATAATTCGAGCCACAGCAGCGGTTGCAGTCGCTTCCGTTCTTCCTCCGATATTTGTTGGATGTTTACACAGGGTTCGCTAGCGAATGTTTCCACAGCTGATGGGGTCGTCTGCTGGATCATGCTCTCGAAGCTGACCAGTTCTTTCGGCGAGTTCTCAGTCGAGCTGAGCAGACTGTTGCATGGTGGCAAACTCGGCGGGCTCTGCTCCGAGAACAACTTGTCTGAAACGTCAGAAATAACCGGACCTAGTTCTGTCGCTGATAGCTCACGGCCCTGTCGTAAGGAAAGGGAAAGATACAGAAAGCGTTAAGAGACGTACACATTACAGATGGTAATGGTTCACAGTTTCAATCAACGGGCGTCTTGTTAAAAAGTTAACCTTTTTTAGTAAGGTTCGCACATAGTTGCTACTGGATTCCGATATTTCTGTGTACGTTCCAACCCCATCGTCATTCGTCTTACATTTGTCAAAACAGTACTATCAAGTAGATAGTTAAGCAGAAGCAGAATGAAGATAGTGTCTTGAGTAAAATATGCTCAACAACGCAAAAGTATACTATACGAGAGcgatgtttaccttttttgatGTTCTTCCTATGTAGAAACAGTACAAAAGGCCTCTGATTGTCATCTTGCGGAATAACGTCGACATCTTGCCACAATACTATTCGTACAGCCAGACGAGGAATCAAAAGCGTGCAAATCACAACAACTAAAGTCAATGACTGCTCGAATACATTCACATTCCGATATAAATAGCACAAGATATGAGCACTATTTCAATGACTACTATGATTCGCCGAAAAATCGTTCTACAAATCACAGCTGCTAAAATCAACGATCACATTGACACATCTTGTGACAATCCCCGGTATGCGCACTATTCCAGTGAATACTATGATTCGCGCGAAAATATGTCAGCCATGTCATAACAACATACTCTTCTCCACATTCAATTCATCGGACAGGAAGttcaaaacatattcataGACGCACCTGCACGGGTTCTGTTGTTTTGTGCGTCAGGGTTTAACTATGCTTTTGGCAGACCACAGCTAGATGGCGCTCTTGGAACAAGCATCATCGGGAGAGTACGGACCACAATCCGCAAGAAAAACGACTGGCTGTCCCGGATTCTTCAGCCATTGACTGATACCTAAGTGGGTAAAGGGAGTAGGTGGGCTCGTCCCGAACGATTGACAACTGCGAGAAGAGTTGAGAAGTTTGTTTCGAGTCTgataaaaatttgttaaatcAATTTTAGGACAATATGGCTTAGGTTTGAATTAAATCCCCTCTTCCGCCCTCCCTAACAAGCACTCATTTGTACGACGGATGGGTGAACATTCCGGTGTATATGCTGCCCTTAGTCCTTGGAATATTTGCGTAGGATGCTTTGTCCCACTTATAAACGATTGGAAAAGCTGACGGCGTTGCCAAAAACCTAGCGATATGCATGATTCTGGTGCGCACGAGATTCAAACCAACAGTTTgactttttgtaaaattaagaAACCTTCTGATCTGTGCATATCGCCCTTTATTCCACGTGCTTTTCTTAGGTCTACAGAATCTGGGTGTTCATACAGGGTAAGAAATAGTTAGAAATAGTTAGAAAATCTACCCTAAATCTAGTTGGAATTATCCACCTGACTTGAAAAAGGGGCGTTATTTACAGGACTTTCTACCCTGGCGACTGCTGTTCATACCTTGCCCATGGCGCCaaggttttcatttttttaacagtGGGTGTTCTTCCCATTCGTTACCTTTATCCTTATTTGAACACCTTACTCTAGTGGGTACGGAGGGcaaatttaagaatttgttataaaaactaGCTTGAAGTAAGAGGTTCGTTGTCACTTTTTCTACGAACGCAGACCAAACCAGATCACGCaggaaacacaaacacttggGGGTGAacattaaaatgttaaaattcaaAGTATGTGGTAGTGTGGTGGCGTTGTACGTGCTTATCGGAATGGTCCACTCGACCGGATTCTACATTGACAACGGTGTCGATCAAACCGTGCGGGAAAAAAGTGTTGAACTGCACGAACGGCAAGAAATTGAGCATGAAATCCTCGAACTTCTGGGACTGCCCGATCGTCCCAACAAACAGCATGTTCATCCTTCGTTGAGGAAATCAGCACCACAGTTCCTGCTCAATATCTATCACAAATTTACGGAAGAATTTAATGGCGGCCACACACGTCGGAAACGGTACGCGGACGGTGGCAATCTCTTTACGATTGCGGACGAGCGTGCAATTGGCGAGAGTGACGTGATCATGTCCTTCCTGAACAAAGCTAATCGTCATTTGCCCAAGATCCGGCACCACCGTGGTGGACATCGGCTTTGGTTCGACACGTCGGAGATCGGTTCCGGTGGGGACAACAATGAACTGCTGTACGCAAGTTTAAGGATGTACAAAAACCGTACCACCGAGAGACCCTGGGACGCGATCGTTCGTGGTCGACAGATAGTTGTGCGTGCTTCGCTGATTGGTGGATACGATGCAGTTAAAGATGGACACCAGTTGGAGTACATTGGCGAACAGTCGGTTCCATACAGCTACGAGGGATGGGTTGAGCTTAACGCCACTCAGGC
This genomic window from Anopheles maculipalpis chromosome 2RL, idAnoMacuDA_375_x, whole genome shotgun sequence contains:
- the LOC126556120 gene encoding protein 60A-like; this encodes MLKFKVCGSVVALYVLIGMVHSTGFYIDNGVDQTVREKSVELHERQEIEHEILELLGLPDRPNKQHVHPSLRKSAPQFLLNIYHKFTEEFNGGHTRRKRYADGGNLFTIADERAIGESDVIMSFLNKANRHLPKIRHHRGGHRLWFDTSEIGSGGDNNELLYASLRMYKNRTTERPWDAIVRGRQIVVRASLIGGYDAVKDGHQLEYIGEQSVPYSYEGWVELNATQAMQRWVVDRVGNKGIFVEVYYAESPRKDILPHEVGLILSNRFGRYQPFLVGYCKGPELVKPTASITDGSLGGGRSKRSIRRNKGGNSKRTERIRNPFLERFGAASERQKSCQIQTLYVSFRDLNWQDWIIAPDGFGAFFCFGECNFPLNSHMNATNHALIQTLVHLMHPTRVPKPCCAPTKLNPISVLYHIDDANINLKKYKNMVVKSCGCL
- the LOC126567399 gene encoding rho GTPase-activating protein conundrum-like — encoded protein: MGKGRELSATELGPVISDVSDKLFSEQSPPSLPPCNSLLSSTENSPKELVSFESMIQQTTPSAVETFASEPCVNIQQISEEERKRLQPLLWLELSSIFDKNHVCLEKQKAFKRMRKDKGNVFGVSLNTLVRRELLVAGEHTTGLVPLVLQVILAELTVRGVLEEGILRVPGHKKQTEAMCNEIENFFYSMPEKIDSLIKNAPVHDLSALLKCWLRELPQPLLSNDLLHIFYQTNVLPSQDQNQAMAILWQLLPDENRDTLRELLNFFRRVVEHHHINKMTQQNVARIIAPSFFPPRFLHPLDKNDIGAQVRMTVQCCHLTNVLLTMADSLWLVPQRLVEQSKTIKKNGQLAKTSVNTKNQ